From Nocardia sp. XZ_19_385, the proteins below share one genomic window:
- a CDS encoding D-alanyl-D-alanine carboxypeptidase family protein — protein sequence MKIQGTSLLAALSAGAVLAVSAVTGGASAQPAPPSSVTTTPFTTPNTDGCPQKTTPPAPVDSSEVPAPGSTTPKPLSIPTPAVGGSRLGDCGLVLPKGAPAVPQDISSTAWLVSDLDTGAVLAAKDPHGRYRPASTIKVLLAIVALRTLDLDTVVTGTQADADVDGTRVGIGPGGRYTNRQLMQALVMASGNDAAHAIATQLGGDDAAVAKMNELAKSLYLLDTRAATPSGLDGPGMSTSAYDLSAAFREAMTIPLFAELIHTEQVDFPGYPKNPKIPEDKDHPGFVVANDNHLLYNYDGALGGKTGFTDDSRHTFVAAAERDGRRLAVTLLKAEVLPIRPWQQAARLLDYSFALPRGSEVGTLPSRNGNPANPSAALASPPPREDPAPAAESNGSSTIRTIALAVGILAVLGLVLYIHRLTSRRR from the coding sequence ATGAAGATCCAGGGCACCTCACTCCTCGCCGCACTGAGCGCCGGCGCCGTGCTGGCCGTCTCGGCCGTGACCGGTGGCGCGTCCGCGCAACCCGCACCGCCGAGTTCGGTGACGACGACACCGTTCACCACCCCGAATACCGACGGCTGCCCGCAGAAGACCACGCCGCCGGCGCCGGTCGACTCCTCCGAGGTGCCCGCGCCGGGCTCGACGACACCCAAGCCGCTGTCGATCCCGACCCCCGCGGTCGGCGGATCCCGGCTCGGTGACTGCGGATTGGTGCTGCCGAAAGGCGCGCCCGCTGTCCCGCAAGACATTTCGTCGACCGCGTGGCTGGTCTCGGACCTGGACACCGGTGCAGTGCTGGCCGCCAAGGACCCGCACGGCCGCTACCGCCCGGCCAGCACCATCAAGGTGCTGCTCGCCATCGTCGCGCTGCGCACCCTGGACCTGGACACCGTGGTCACCGGCACGCAGGCCGACGCCGACGTCGACGGCACCCGCGTCGGCATCGGGCCCGGTGGCCGCTACACCAACCGCCAGCTCATGCAGGCGCTGGTCATGGCTTCCGGCAACGACGCCGCGCACGCCATCGCCACCCAGCTCGGCGGCGACGACGCGGCGGTAGCGAAGATGAACGAGCTGGCGAAGTCGTTGTACCTGTTGGACACTCGCGCCGCGACGCCCTCCGGGTTGGACGGCCCCGGCATGAGCACCTCGGCCTACGACCTGTCCGCGGCGTTCCGCGAGGCCATGACCATCCCGCTGTTCGCCGAGCTCATCCACACCGAGCAGGTCGACTTCCCCGGCTATCCCAAGAACCCGAAAATTCCTGAGGACAAAGACCATCCGGGCTTCGTCGTCGCCAACGACAACCACCTGCTCTACAACTACGACGGCGCCTTGGGCGGCAAGACCGGCTTCACCGACGACTCCCGCCACACCTTCGTCGCCGCCGCCGAACGCGACGGCCGCCGCCTCGCCGTCACCCTCCTCAAGGCCGAGGTCCTGCCCATCCGCCCCTGGCAACAGGCCGCCCGCCTCCTGGACTACAGCTTCGCCCTCCCCCGCGGCTCCGAGGTCGGTACCCTCCCGAGCCGCAACGGCAACCCCGCCAATCCCTCTGCCGCCCTTGCCTCCCCGCCCCCGCGCGAGGACCCCGCCCCCGCCGCCGAATCCAACGGCAGCAGCACGATCCGCACCATCGCCCTGGCTGTCGGCATCCTCGCCGTCCTGGGCTTGGTCCTCTACATCCACCGCCTGACCAGCCGCCGCCGCTGA
- a CDS encoding DHA2 family efflux MFS transporter permease subunit, translated as MKTEATRRWLALGALAFSMLVIGLDITVLTIALPTLAVDLNANTAALQWFSTSYTLALAAVMLPAGALGDRYGRKKILFGAMLLFGAASLACAFATTSGQLIAARVLLGVAAAAMTPLSLAVLPVLFPDKAERARALSIWVTATALGLPLGPVLGGWLIDNFWWGSVFLINVPIAVIGAAAVLWLVPESRNPERRRLDLAGVLLSMAGMLALTYGFIRFGDEGWGDGFAWLVLAAGVVILAGFLIWQRRSRFALIDLGLFASAGFRWGATFTVLMTFAMFGMFFTVPQYFQAVLGVDALGSGLRLLPLIGGLVVGARIGSRLLPKAGPRVVLTIGLAALAIGLGLGALTETGSPYWFNACWTTVVGAGMGLGMPVGMAVAVDDLDVDRAGVGSALLQALRQAAGTIGVALLGTILATRYRAELGALDRAPFDDGVSSGVAAAGSDPAALETVRSAFVSGMSLMLWVCTAICLLAVPLALWVLPRRPVQPFDATHDAAHASESTHVG; from the coding sequence ATGAAGACCGAAGCGACCCGCCGCTGGCTGGCATTGGGCGCGCTGGCGTTCTCGATGCTCGTCATCGGCTTGGACATCACCGTGCTGACCATCGCGCTGCCCACCCTGGCGGTCGACCTGAACGCGAATACCGCTGCGCTGCAATGGTTCAGCACCTCCTACACGCTGGCGCTGGCCGCGGTGATGCTGCCCGCCGGTGCGCTCGGCGATCGGTACGGCCGCAAGAAGATCCTGTTCGGCGCGATGCTGCTGTTCGGTGCGGCCTCGCTCGCCTGCGCGTTCGCGACCACCTCGGGTCAGCTCATCGCCGCCCGCGTGCTGCTCGGCGTCGCCGCCGCGGCGATGACCCCGCTGTCGCTGGCGGTGCTGCCGGTGCTGTTCCCCGACAAAGCGGAACGCGCTCGCGCCCTGTCGATTTGGGTGACCGCCACAGCGCTCGGGCTACCTCTCGGTCCGGTCCTCGGCGGCTGGCTGATCGACAACTTCTGGTGGGGTTCGGTATTCCTGATCAATGTGCCGATCGCAGTCATCGGCGCCGCCGCGGTCTTGTGGCTGGTACCGGAATCGCGCAACCCCGAGCGGCGCCGCTTGGACCTCGCGGGTGTGCTGCTGTCGATGGCCGGAATGCTCGCGCTCACTTATGGATTCATTCGTTTCGGAGACGAGGGCTGGGGTGACGGGTTCGCCTGGCTGGTGCTCGCGGCCGGCGTGGTGATCCTCGCGGGTTTCCTGATCTGGCAGCGGCGCAGCCGATTCGCGCTGATCGACCTCGGCCTGTTCGCGAGTGCCGGATTCCGCTGGGGCGCAACCTTTACCGTGCTCATGACATTCGCGATGTTCGGGATGTTCTTCACGGTGCCGCAGTACTTCCAGGCCGTTCTCGGTGTCGACGCGCTCGGTAGCGGTCTGCGCCTGTTGCCGCTGATCGGCGGCCTGGTCGTCGGGGCTCGGATCGGCAGCCGGCTGTTGCCGAAAGCCGGTCCGCGCGTCGTGCTGACCATCGGGCTGGCGGCGCTGGCCATCGGGCTGGGCCTCGGCGCGCTGACCGAAACCGGCAGCCCCTATTGGTTCAATGCCTGCTGGACCACCGTGGTCGGGGCGGGCATGGGCTTGGGCATGCCGGTCGGCATGGCGGTCGCCGTCGACGACCTGGATGTCGACCGCGCCGGCGTGGGCTCGGCACTGCTGCAGGCGCTGCGCCAGGCCGCGGGCACCATCGGTGTCGCGCTGCTCGGCACCATCCTGGCCACCCGCTACCGCGCCGAACTCGGCGCCCTCGACCGCGCCCCCTTCGATGACGGGGTGAGCAGCGGAGTCGCGGCCGCCGGGAGCGACCCGGCGGCACTGGAAACCGTGCGGTCGGCGTTCGTCAGCGGCATGAGCCTGATGCTGTGGGTGTGCACCGCCATCTGCCTGCTCGCGGTACCGCTGGCCCTCTGGGTGTTGCCGCGCCGCCCGGTGCAACCGTTCGATGCGACCCACGACGCGGCTCATGCGTCAGAATCGACACATGTCGGTTGA
- a CDS encoding TetR family transcriptional regulator produces MSVELPGAAPAVPGLRERKKERTRRTIRTEAFRLFREQGYSETTIEQIAAAAEVSPSTFFRYFPSKEQLVVADDLDPPMIAEFHAQPPEVRPFLALRNAISAVYATLTPEEIAFEQERQALLYHVPELRPAIGVELERGIDMIAGLLAARTGRSVDDFEIRVAAGALAGAGVAISLVHPVNSENVGRALEFLDEGLPLSE; encoded by the coding sequence ATGTCGGTTGAGCTACCAGGTGCAGCCCCCGCGGTCCCGGGCTTGCGCGAGCGGAAGAAGGAACGCACCCGCCGCACCATCCGGACCGAGGCCTTCCGCCTGTTCCGCGAACAGGGTTACAGCGAGACCACCATCGAACAGATCGCCGCGGCCGCGGAGGTTTCACCCAGCACCTTCTTCCGCTACTTCCCCAGCAAGGAACAGCTGGTGGTAGCCGACGACCTCGACCCCCCGATGATCGCCGAATTCCACGCCCAACCCCCGGAAGTCCGCCCGTTCCTGGCGCTGCGCAACGCGATCAGCGCGGTCTACGCCACCCTGACCCCGGAGGAAATCGCGTTCGAACAGGAACGCCAAGCCCTGCTGTATCACGTCCCCGAACTCCGCCCCGCCATCGGCGTCGAACTGGAACGCGGCATCGACATGATCGCCGGCCTGCTCGCCGCCCGCACCGGCCGCTCCGTCGACGACTTCGAAATCCGGGTCGCCGCCGGTGCCCTGGCCGGCGCCGGCGTCGCCATCTCCCTGGTCCACCCGGTCAACTCCGAGAATGTCGGCCGCGCCCTCGAATTCCTCGACGAGGGCCTGCCGCTGAGCGAGTAG
- a CDS encoding alpha/beta fold hydrolase, which yields MKEPKDTRELGRLGEPPIGQRYELAGRRLYLHRSGSGGPAVVFLPGAGAVGLDYLNIHDRVAEFTTSVLYDRAGTGWSDPIPLPRTATEAATELHALLRVAEIPAPYVLVAHALGGAYARRFTQLFPDDVAGLVALESFHEDWDDYLPDPLHLDNSPTATPGRVQTTFLRVLSKPFYRKMFAAWPAEIRTALVAGHVTPEWMINGAKERSNLPALRAELHSGGPLPDRPLIALGTLAPDPAQRLGFSKNSTAELNSSKSRLYTAMAASVSNGEYRELPSAKHSTIQLDAPDEIVQAIRDVIARAAG from the coding sequence ATGAAGGAGCCGAAGGACACGCGGGAACTCGGCAGGCTGGGCGAACCACCCATCGGGCAGCGCTACGAGCTCGCGGGGCGGCGGCTGTACCTGCACCGGTCCGGCAGCGGCGGCCCGGCGGTGGTGTTCCTCCCCGGCGCCGGCGCCGTCGGCTTGGACTACTTGAACATCCACGACCGGGTCGCCGAATTCACCACCTCGGTGCTCTACGACCGCGCGGGCACCGGCTGGAGCGACCCGATCCCCTTGCCGCGCACGGCAACCGAGGCCGCCACCGAACTGCACGCCCTACTGCGCGTCGCCGAGATCCCGGCCCCCTACGTGCTGGTGGCCCACGCCCTCGGCGGCGCCTACGCCCGCCGCTTCACCCAGCTCTTTCCCGATGATGTCGCGGGCCTGGTCGCCCTGGAGTCCTTCCACGAGGACTGGGACGACTACCTGCCCGATCCCCTGCATCTGGACAACTCCCCCACCGCCACCCCCGGCCGCGTCCAGACCACATTCCTCCGTGTCCTCTCGAAACCGTTCTACCGCAAGATGTTCGCCGCCTGGCCCGCCGAAATTCGCACCGCCCTCGTGGCCGGGCACGTCACCCCCGAATGGATGATCAACGGCGCCAAGGAACGCAGCAACCTGCCCGCCCTGCGTGCCGAACTGCACTCCGGCGGCCCCCTCCCCGACCGCCCTCTCATCGCCCTGGGCACCCTCGCGCCCGACCCCGCCCAACGCCTCGGCTTCTCGAAAAACTCCACCGCGGAACTGAACTCGAGCAAATCCCGCCTCTACACCGCCATGGCCGCTTCGGTATCGAACGGCGAATACCGCGAACTCCCCAGCGCCAAGCACAGCACCATCCAGCTCGATGCCCCGGACGAAATCGTCCAGGCAATCCGCGACGTGATCGCCCGGGCCGCGGGGTAG
- a CDS encoding RadC family protein produces the protein MSVPIANLPFRQRPRERLLELGPHALSDSELLALLLGQGRRGASVLDLAAELLAEHGGVAGLAAARPEELARRTGIGAAKAATIIAAFHLGARARHSVDTAVRLECAADVVGVARPLFAGARVERLLVLVCDAQNRLRRQVFVAEGAIDQVAIPVREILNTVLRHDGRAFALVHNHPSGDPDPSLDDRRATALLIDAAHTVGLRFLDHVVLAGEQWTCAAPLLRVAD, from the coding sequence ATGTCGGTACCGATTGCGAATCTGCCGTTCCGGCAACGGCCGCGGGAGCGGTTGCTGGAGCTGGGCCCGCACGCGCTCAGCGACAGCGAGCTGCTGGCGCTGCTGCTGGGCCAGGGGCGGCGCGGGGCGAGCGTGCTGGATCTGGCCGCCGAACTACTCGCCGAGCACGGAGGCGTCGCCGGGCTGGCCGCCGCGCGGCCCGAGGAGCTGGCCCGCCGCACCGGGATCGGCGCCGCCAAGGCCGCCACCATCATCGCCGCCTTCCACCTCGGCGCCCGGGCCCGGCACAGTGTCGACACCGCCGTCCGGCTGGAGTGCGCGGCCGATGTGGTGGGCGTGGCCCGGCCGCTGTTCGCGGGCGCCCGGGTGGAACGGCTGCTGGTGCTGGTCTGCGATGCCCAGAACCGCTTGCGCCGCCAGGTTTTCGTCGCCGAAGGCGCCATCGATCAGGTGGCCATTCCGGTCCGGGAAATCCTGAACACGGTGCTGCGGCACGACGGCCGCGCCTTCGCCCTGGTGCACAACCATCCCTCCGGCGACCCCGACCCCAGCCTCGACGACCGGCGCGCCACCGCGCTGCTCATCGATGCCGCGCACACCGTGGGCCTGCGTTTCCTCGATCACGTGGTGCTCGCGGGCGAGCAGTGGACCTGCGCCGCGCCACTGTTGCGCGTCGCGGACTGA
- a CDS encoding alpha/beta hydrolase, with protein sequence MLIRRKAIVAAAALLAAACSSAPAVTPSPGPTLDRFYQQQISWGSCAGYEGTAEVEVALECARVTVPIDYADPAGDTALIALSRLRARGAKIGSVVTNPGGPGGPGLTMPVGLAESPLGERFDVIGMDVRGLGASTPRLDCQDSEQLAVERQLLGFSNAWGEIDQIEEEHEDFATSCVQRSGLDLVAHIGTVDVARDLDVVRAVLGDEKLTYFGVSYGTRLGSTYAELFPTRVRAMVLDGGIDPARNIDDSVVDGAAFQRAFEAYAADCAKAPDCPLGTDPARSTEVFRALLKTLREPAVLLDPDKLGYSDVLSITINALYHPRFWPELTNVLGIVKRGESFPFEEGTLSPGGENGDYVFKAVLCLEDARVTDRAVATDLERRYRAAGPIFDPGELAPEIALDVCAFWPVPPNSQPHQLTAPGLPKTVVVATTGDPATHYQGGVNLAKALGASLLTFEGFQHGAVFDGVPCIDEPVMKYLNELVAPPDTRCAKPA encoded by the coding sequence ATGTTGATACGCCGCAAGGCAATCGTCGCCGCGGCCGCACTGCTCGCGGCCGCCTGCTCCAGCGCACCCGCCGTCACGCCGTCGCCGGGGCCGACGCTGGACCGCTTCTACCAGCAGCAGATCAGCTGGGGTTCCTGTGCGGGCTACGAGGGCACCGCCGAGGTCGAGGTCGCCTTGGAATGCGCCCGGGTGACGGTGCCCATCGACTACGCCGACCCGGCCGGTGATACCGCGCTGATCGCCTTGTCCCGCTTACGGGCTCGCGGCGCGAAGATCGGATCGGTGGTCACCAATCCGGGCGGTCCGGGCGGGCCCGGCCTGACCATGCCGGTCGGCCTGGCCGAGTCGCCGCTGGGCGAACGTTTCGATGTGATCGGCATGGACGTGCGCGGTCTCGGCGCCTCCACACCGCGCCTGGATTGCCAGGACAGCGAACAGCTGGCGGTGGAGCGGCAACTCCTCGGCTTCAGCAATGCCTGGGGTGAAATCGATCAGATCGAGGAGGAGCACGAGGATTTCGCCACCTCGTGCGTGCAACGGTCCGGCCTGGACCTGGTCGCGCATATCGGAACCGTCGATGTGGCCCGCGATCTCGATGTGGTGCGCGCGGTGCTCGGCGACGAGAAGCTCACCTATTTCGGCGTCTCCTACGGCACTCGCCTCGGGTCCACCTACGCCGAGTTGTTCCCCACTCGGGTCCGCGCGATGGTGCTCGACGGCGGTATCGACCCCGCGCGCAACATCGACGACTCGGTCGTCGACGGCGCCGCGTTCCAGCGCGCCTTCGAGGCCTACGCCGCCGACTGCGCGAAGGCCCCCGATTGCCCGCTCGGCACCGATCCGGCGCGCAGCACCGAGGTGTTCCGCGCGCTGTTGAAGACGCTGCGTGAGCCCGCGGTGCTGCTGGACCCCGACAAGCTGGGGTACTCCGACGTGCTGAGCATCACCATCAACGCGCTCTACCACCCGAGGTTCTGGCCGGAGCTCACCAATGTGCTGGGGATCGTCAAGCGGGGGGAGTCGTTCCCCTTCGAGGAGGGCACGCTCAGTCCGGGCGGCGAGAACGGCGACTACGTGTTCAAGGCCGTGCTCTGCCTGGAGGACGCGCGCGTCACCGATCGTGCCGTCGCGACCGACCTGGAACGCCGCTACCGCGCGGCCGGGCCGATCTTCGACCCGGGCGAGCTGGCGCCGGAAATCGCGCTGGACGTCTGCGCCTTCTGGCCGGTGCCGCCGAACTCCCAGCCGCATCAGCTCACTGCGCCGGGTCTGCCGAAAACGGTGGTGGTGGCGACGACCGGCGATCCGGCGACGCACTATCAAGGCGGGGTGAATCTCGCCAAAGCCCTCGGCGCATCATTGCTCACCTTCGAGGGCTTCCAGCACGGCGCGGTCTTTGACGGAGTGCCGTGCATCGACGAGCCGGTCATGAAATATCTGAACGAACTCGTCGCACCACCCGATACCCGGTGCGCCAAACCGGCCTAA
- a CDS encoding type II toxin-antitoxin system VapB family antitoxin, producing MRTVRIDLDQKLLAAAAAIMGTAETNATVNEALRRIVVHERQLHNLERIASAALCPLPALDSGAVVDG from the coding sequence TTGCGCACCGTTCGAATCGATCTCGACCAGAAGTTGCTGGCCGCGGCGGCCGCCATCATGGGCACCGCCGAGACCAACGCCACCGTCAACGAGGCCCTGCGCCGAATCGTGGTGCACGAGCGGCAACTTCACAATCTGGAGCGCATCGCCTCGGCGGCACTGTGCCCGCTCCCGGCGCTGGACTCGGGTGCCGTGGTCGACGGTTAG
- a CDS encoding DUF4396 domain-containing protein: MDHEHGTPAEHVEDSGHASQGHAVHDHAAHTTQHGSASWQMAAQATLHCLTGCAIGEVLGMVIGTALNWNNTATMALAIVLAFVFGYALTMRGVMKAGVAFGAALSIALAADTVSITVMEIVDNAMLLLIPGAMHAGLGDLLFWGALAVAFAVAFVITTPVNKWLIGRGKGHAVVHAYH, encoded by the coding sequence ATGGATCACGAGCACGGGACCCCCGCCGAGCATGTCGAAGACTCCGGACACGCATCTCAGGGGCACGCCGTGCACGACCATGCCGCGCACACTACGCAGCACGGATCAGCGAGCTGGCAAATGGCCGCGCAGGCGACTTTGCACTGTCTCACCGGCTGCGCCATCGGCGAGGTACTCGGCATGGTGATCGGTACCGCGTTGAATTGGAACAACACCGCCACCATGGCGCTGGCGATCGTGCTGGCCTTCGTCTTCGGGTACGCCCTGACCATGCGCGGGGTCATGAAGGCCGGGGTCGCCTTCGGTGCGGCGCTGTCGATCGCGCTGGCCGCGGACACCGTTTCGATCACCGTCATGGAGATCGTCGACAACGCGATGCTGCTGCTGATTCCCGGCGCGATGCACGCCGGCCTCGGCGACCTGCTCTTCTGGGGCGCCCTCGCGGTGGCCTTCGCGGTCGCGTTCGTCATCACCACGCCGGTCAACAAATGGTTGATCGGCCGCGGCAAGGGACATGCGGTGGTGCACGCCTACCACTGA
- a CDS encoding phenylalanine 4-monooxygenase, with amino-acid sequence MFTEAQLYSPVTRSGDGDVTVHLSDEHPGVGDPDYRTRRNAIAALALEYAPGQPLPRIAYTEEEQQVWRTVSYELARKHETFACREVLDAAARLGLPGDRIPQLDEVSEKLFPLSGFRYVPAAGLVPLREFFGSFADRIFHSTQYIRHHSAPLYTPEPDAIHEIIGHANQIASPRFAAIYQTVGEAVNRLTTDKALKFLADVFWFSMEFGVVRERDEIRCYGAGLLSSFGEITEFRDADLRPLDVIEMGTATYDITHYQPILYCAESISEIEDVVGAFFATMDDDTPERAAHSRSKVAGAQ; translated from the coding sequence ATGTTCACCGAAGCTCAGCTGTACTCCCCCGTAACCCGCAGCGGCGACGGCGATGTGACGGTGCACCTCAGCGACGAGCACCCCGGTGTCGGCGATCCCGACTACCGCACCCGTCGCAACGCCATCGCCGCGCTGGCGCTCGAGTACGCACCCGGACAGCCGCTGCCCCGCATCGCCTACACCGAGGAAGAACAACAGGTGTGGCGAACGGTTTCCTACGAGCTCGCGCGCAAGCACGAGACCTTCGCCTGCCGGGAGGTGCTCGACGCCGCCGCCCGGCTCGGCCTGCCCGGCGATCGCATCCCGCAACTGGACGAAGTCTCCGAGAAACTGTTCCCGCTCAGCGGTTTCCGCTACGTACCAGCCGCCGGCCTGGTGCCGCTGCGCGAGTTCTTCGGCTCCTTCGCCGACCGAATCTTCCACTCCACCCAGTACATCCGTCACCACTCCGCCCCGCTCTACACTCCCGAGCCCGACGCCATCCACGAAATCATCGGCCACGCCAACCAGATCGCCAGCCCCCGCTTCGCCGCCATCTACCAAACCGTCGGCGAAGCCGTGAACCGCCTGACCACCGACAAGGCCCTGAAATTCCTCGCCGACGTCTTCTGGTTCTCCATGGAATTCGGCGTAGTCCGCGAACGCGACGAAATCCGTTGCTACGGCGCCGGTCTCCTCTCCTCCTTCGGCGAGATCACCGAATTCCGCGACGCCGACCTCCGCCCCCTGGACGTGATCGAAATGGGCACCGCCACCTACGACATCACCCACTACCAGCCGATTCTGTATTGCGCGGAATCGATCTCGGAGATCGAGGACGTCGTCGGCGCGTTCTTCGCCACCATGGACGACGACACCCCCGAGCGCGCCGCCCACTCCCGCTCGAAAGTTGCAGGGGCACAGTAA
- a CDS encoding succinate dehydrogenase iron-sulfur subunit → MTATLDKADTQKPAPVPEGSVMVTVKVARFNPEDDKGAHWESFQVPVLSTDRFLNVLIYIKSYLDGTLTFRRSCAHGVCGSDAMRINGVNRLACKVLMKDMLPKNGKPLTISVEPIRGLPVEKDLVVNMEPFFDAFRAVKPYLMTSGNEPTRERIQSQADRARFDDTTKCILCACCTTSCPVYWSDGSYFGPAAIVNAHRFIFDSRDEGARERLDILNDVEGVWRCRTTFNCTDACPRGIEVTKAIQEVKRALLFTR, encoded by the coding sequence ATGACTGCCACACTCGACAAGGCGGATACGCAGAAGCCCGCTCCGGTCCCCGAGGGCTCGGTCATGGTCACCGTCAAGGTGGCCCGGTTCAACCCGGAGGACGACAAGGGCGCGCACTGGGAGTCCTTCCAGGTGCCGGTGCTGTCGACCGACCGTTTCCTGAACGTGCTGATCTACATCAAGTCCTACCTGGACGGCACGCTCACCTTCCGCCGCTCCTGTGCCCACGGCGTGTGTGGTTCGGACGCCATGCGGATCAACGGTGTGAACCGGCTGGCCTGCAAGGTCCTGATGAAGGACATGCTGCCCAAGAACGGCAAGCCGCTCACCATCTCCGTCGAGCCGATCCGCGGCCTGCCCGTGGAGAAGGACCTCGTGGTGAACATGGAGCCGTTCTTCGACGCGTTCCGCGCGGTGAAGCCCTACCTGATGACCTCGGGTAACGAGCCCACCCGCGAGCGCATCCAGAGCCAGGCCGACCGCGCCCGGTTCGACGACACCACCAAGTGCATCCTGTGCGCCTGCTGCACCACCTCCTGCCCCGTGTACTGGAGCGACGGCAGCTACTTCGGCCCGGCCGCGATCGTGAACGCCCACCGCTTCATCTTCGACAGCCGCGACGAAGGCGCCCGCGAACGCCTCGACATCCTCAACGACGTCGAAGGCGTATGGCGCTGCCGCACCACCTTCAACTGCACCGACGCCTGCCCCCGCGGCATCGAGGTCACCAAGGCCATCCAGGAAGTCAAGCGTGCCCTGCTCTTCACGCGCTAA